A region from the Halomicroarcula saliterrae genome encodes:
- a CDS encoding DUF7344 domain-containing protein, which translates to MIDEDQMLRVLSYPRNRVILKLLNEEARAVHVSELAGQIATNHLDAFERAQTREQIRVSLHHRDLPKLDSAGLVEYDVEENIATLDHFGAVNPEWLDMEFFGELLSRFQAGGETDIVGVVQGRQDVVQSARELVMKADEELFIMIDDTEVFRKCFDSVQAATERDVDVTCGTRHAELRDTVRKRFQDVTIWDPQLDWMNAPSRNPRIARLIISDRNEVLLSLRDESDDPDTPTEFGILGEGKDNPLVVLVRELLGPRLDHLDYQSADFRRELPF; encoded by the coding sequence ATGATAGACGAGGACCAGATGTTACGGGTGTTGAGTTACCCCAGAAACAGAGTGATACTCAAGCTACTCAACGAAGAAGCCCGTGCCGTCCACGTGTCCGAACTGGCAGGACAGATAGCTACGAACCATCTGGATGCGTTCGAGCGGGCGCAGACGAGAGAGCAGATTCGCGTCTCTCTTCATCATCGAGACCTCCCGAAACTGGACAGTGCCGGACTGGTGGAGTACGATGTCGAGGAGAACATCGCCACGCTCGACCACTTCGGTGCGGTCAATCCGGAGTGGCTCGATATGGAGTTTTTCGGGGAGCTGCTGTCGCGGTTCCAGGCCGGCGGTGAGACGGATATCGTCGGCGTGGTTCAGGGCCGACAGGACGTCGTTCAGTCCGCCCGGGAGCTGGTGATGAAGGCGGATGAAGAACTGTTTATCATGATAGACGATACCGAGGTGTTCAGAAAATGTTTCGACAGTGTCCAGGCTGCGACCGAACGGGACGTCGACGTAACGTGTGGCACGAGACACGCCGAGTTGCGCGATACCGTCCGCAAGCGGTTTCAGGACGTCACCATCTGGGACCCGCAACTCGACTGGATGAACGCGCCCTCCAGAAACCCTCGGATCGCCAGACTCATCATCTCCGACCGCAACGAGGTCCTCCTCTCTCTCCGGGACGAATCTGACGATCCCGATACCCCGACTGAATTCGGGATACTCGGCGAGGGAAAAGACAACCCACTCGTCGTCCTCGTCCGGGAGCTGCTGGGGCCGCGACTCGACCACCTGGACTACCAGAGTGCTGACTTCCGCAGGGAGCTCCCCTTCTAA